In the Leifsonia sp. 466MF genome, one interval contains:
- a CDS encoding DUF6098 family protein: protein MLYQLSEIERLLDEAPGLYVRYSAGYAADLEAGPIDVASGLALPGLPARPLDPEAWWTLPRREWIARQLTQLPAARHATFEGVHPERFAWLLRGRPAGHGLDGEALVTDIEVVGRLAECLIAEADRVCDERFDAEPGRREAELVSVAHA, encoded by the coding sequence GTGCTCTATCAGCTCTCTGAGATCGAGCGCCTTCTCGATGAGGCGCCCGGGCTCTATGTCCGCTACTCGGCCGGCTATGCGGCCGACCTGGAGGCCGGTCCCATCGATGTCGCGAGCGGACTCGCGCTCCCCGGCCTGCCAGCCCGTCCCCTCGACCCGGAGGCGTGGTGGACGCTGCCCCGCCGGGAGTGGATCGCGCGACAGCTGACGCAGCTTCCGGCTGCCCGGCACGCCACGTTCGAGGGCGTGCACCCCGAGCGCTTCGCGTGGCTGCTGCGCGGCCGCCCCGCCGGTCACGGCCTGGACGGCGAGGCACTCGTCACCGACATCGAGGTGGTCGGTCGCCTGGCCGAGTGCCTCATCGCGGAGGCCGACCGGGTATGCGACGAGCGGTTCGACGCAGAGCCCGGGCGTCGCGAGGCGGAGCTGGTGTCGGTGGCGCATGCCTGA
- a CDS encoding glycosyltransferase — MSRALRLLVWQVHGGWMDAFVRGRHTYLLPVDAAGEGGVGGRDWPANVVDVPEAELASTPFDAVVLQRLEEFDLVERLTGRRPGVDVPVVFVEHNTPQEGIPNSRHPLADRDDLLIAHVTHFNALFWDTGSTRTRVIEHGVVDYGNHFTGELPRAAAVINEPVRRWRVTGSDLLGGFAAVAPVDVFGMQVGGLAQALGVGSDRVVAAGDIEAPRLFSEVGRRRVYVHPNRWTSLGLSLLESMTAGVPVVALDATDARRAVVPGVGAISTDLAELHDAVRAFVDDPGRGAEAGGRAREWALERFGLGRYQADWDDLLAHWVG; from the coding sequence GTGAGCCGCGCTCTGCGGCTTCTCGTCTGGCAGGTCCATGGCGGCTGGATGGATGCGTTCGTGCGTGGGCGGCACACCTACCTGCTCCCGGTGGATGCGGCGGGCGAGGGTGGTGTCGGCGGCCGGGACTGGCCTGCGAACGTGGTCGACGTCCCGGAGGCCGAGCTGGCGTCCACGCCGTTCGACGCCGTCGTGCTCCAGCGGCTGGAGGAGTTCGACCTGGTCGAGCGGCTCACCGGGCGCCGTCCCGGTGTGGATGTGCCGGTCGTGTTCGTCGAGCACAACACGCCCCAGGAGGGCATTCCGAATTCGCGGCATCCTCTCGCCGATCGGGACGACCTGCTGATCGCCCACGTCACGCACTTCAACGCGCTGTTCTGGGACACCGGCTCCACCCGCACCCGGGTGATCGAGCATGGTGTCGTCGACTACGGCAACCATTTCACCGGCGAGCTTCCGCGCGCCGCGGCGGTGATCAACGAGCCGGTGCGCCGCTGGCGTGTGACGGGTTCGGATCTTCTCGGCGGCTTCGCCGCTGTGGCGCCGGTCGACGTCTTCGGGATGCAGGTGGGCGGCCTGGCGCAGGCGCTCGGCGTCGGCAGCGACCGGGTGGTCGCCGCGGGTGACATCGAGGCGCCTCGTCTGTTCTCCGAGGTCGGGCGTCGGCGTGTGTACGTGCATCCCAACCGCTGGACGTCGCTGGGGCTCTCGCTGCTCGAGTCGATGACGGCAGGGGTCCCGGTCGTGGCGCTGGATGCGACGGACGCGCGCCGCGCCGTGGTGCCGGGTGTGGGGGCCATCTCGACCGACCTGGCGGAGCTGCATGACGCGGTCCGCGCGTTCGTGGACGACCCGGGTCGCGGAGCGGAGGCGGGCGGACGCGCGCGCGAGTGGGCGCTGGAGCGGTTCGGTCTCGGCCGCTACCAGGCGGACTGGGACGACCTGCTGGCGCACTGGGTGGGCTGA
- a CDS encoding DUF7218 family protein translates to MPGNKPQLKDQELYEKLRKEGDSKQKAARISNAAASRGRSSVGRKGGDSGSYEDWTVPELKKRAKELGLSGYSKKNKGELVKELRNH, encoded by the coding sequence ATGCCCGGCAACAAGCCCCAGCTGAAAGACCAGGAGCTCTACGAGAAGCTGCGCAAGGAGGGGGACTCCAAGCAGAAGGCTGCTCGCATCTCCAACGCCGCAGCATCCCGCGGCCGATCCTCGGTCGGCCGCAAGGGCGGCGACTCCGGTTCGTACGAGGACTGGACCGTGCCCGAGCTGAAGAAGCGCGCGAAGGAGCTCGGCCTCAGCGGCTACTCCAAGAAGAACAAGGGCGAGCTCGTGAAGGAGCTCCGCAACCACTGA
- a CDS encoding FAD-dependent oxidoreductase, whose amino-acid sequence MPPTTSLWLETSPHIPTDTFEWDGHYDTIVVGAGLTGLATALMLARSGMRVLVLEARTVGAVTTGNTTGKVSLLQGTTLSSIRRHASEAVLCAYVDGNTAGQGWLLDFLEEQAVPYETRDAVTYATTLDGLDKLDAELAAARVAGLDAVEERTTELPFAVEGALTLGGQAQVHPLKVLAALAAEFRRLGGRIVEGERVTDVSAAKPAVVTSTSGTSRADQVVIATGTPILDRGLYFAKVEPTRSYVTAFRVPGDIPEAMYISADSPTRSLRTATAADGSRLLLVGGNGHPAGRADSPAEKLADLTTWAERTFPGAERTHWWAAQDYRSANRIPFVGWLPRGRGRIYLATGYDKWGMTNAVASALSLTADLTGETLEWARVMHHRVTRPVDIASGVAMNAGVGKAAVTEWASAQTGPEVGDEPVAEGTGTVGRRGRTPVAVSTVDGTTCALTAVCSHLGGVVRWNDAELSWDCPLHGSRFAPDGTVLEGPATQPLAPAPAARAAETAG is encoded by the coding sequence ATGCCGCCGACGACGTCCCTCTGGCTCGAGACCTCCCCGCACATCCCGACCGACACGTTCGAGTGGGATGGGCACTACGACACGATCGTCGTCGGCGCCGGCCTGACCGGCCTCGCCACCGCCCTGATGCTCGCCCGCTCGGGGATGCGCGTCCTGGTGCTGGAAGCCCGCACCGTCGGCGCGGTCACGACCGGCAACACGACCGGCAAGGTCAGCCTGCTGCAGGGCACGACGCTCTCGTCGATCCGCCGCCACGCCTCCGAGGCCGTGCTCTGCGCCTACGTCGACGGCAACACGGCGGGCCAGGGCTGGCTGCTCGACTTCCTCGAAGAGCAGGCCGTCCCGTACGAGACGCGTGACGCCGTCACCTACGCGACGACGCTCGACGGCCTGGACAAGCTGGATGCGGAACTCGCCGCCGCCCGCGTCGCCGGCCTCGACGCCGTGGAGGAGCGCACCACCGAGCTTCCGTTCGCGGTGGAGGGTGCCCTCACCCTGGGCGGTCAAGCGCAGGTCCATCCGCTGAAGGTCCTTGCCGCGCTCGCGGCGGAGTTCCGGCGGCTCGGCGGGAGGATCGTGGAGGGCGAGCGCGTCACCGACGTGTCCGCCGCGAAACCGGCTGTGGTGACCAGCACCTCCGGCACTTCCCGCGCCGACCAGGTCGTCATCGCGACCGGGACGCCCATCCTGGACCGCGGGCTGTACTTCGCCAAAGTCGAGCCGACGCGCTCGTACGTCACCGCGTTCCGTGTTCCGGGCGACATCCCGGAGGCCATGTACATCTCCGCCGACTCGCCCACCCGCTCCCTCCGCACCGCGACCGCGGCGGACGGGAGCCGCCTGCTCCTCGTCGGCGGCAACGGTCACCCGGCCGGCCGCGCGGACTCGCCGGCCGAGAAGCTCGCCGACCTCACCACCTGGGCCGAGCGCACCTTCCCCGGCGCGGAGCGGACCCACTGGTGGGCGGCGCAGGACTACCGGTCGGCGAACCGCATCCCGTTCGTCGGCTGGCTGCCCCGCGGCCGCGGACGCATCTACCTGGCCACCGGCTACGACAAGTGGGGGATGACGAACGCCGTCGCCTCGGCACTCAGTCTCACCGCCGACCTGACCGGGGAGACGCTCGAGTGGGCGCGCGTGATGCACCACCGGGTCACCCGGCCCGTGGACATCGCCTCGGGCGTCGCCATGAACGCCGGCGTCGGCAAGGCCGCGGTGACCGAGTGGGCGTCCGCTCAGACAGGCCCGGAGGTCGGCGACGAGCCGGTCGCGGAGGGCACCGGAACGGTCGGCCGACGCGGTCGCACCCCGGTCGCCGTGTCGACGGTCGACGGGACGACGTGCGCGCTCACCGCAGTGTGCAGCCACCTCGGCGGCGTGGTCCGCTGGAACGACGCCGAGCTGTCGTGGGACTGCCCCCTGCACGGCTCGCGCTTCGCACCGGACGGCACGGTTCTCGAAGGTCCGGCCACCCAGCCGCTCGCGCCGGCCCCCGCGGCCCGCGCGGCGGAGACGGCGGGCTGA
- a CDS encoding flavodoxin family protein has protein sequence MTDQTRPLTALALVCTLKPSPGESSSQLLARQLLDELATHDVTGTAVRLVDYDIKPGVELDEGDGDQWPHIREQIIASDILLIVTPTWMGHLSSVAQRALERLDAELSETDDAGRPLIEGKVGIVGVVGNEDGAHGIIADLFQGLNDVGFSIPSQGATYWNGEAMQTVDYKDLDETPEAVASANAVVAKNAAHLARLLSERPY, from the coding sequence ATGACCGATCAGACCAGACCCTTGACCGCGCTCGCCCTCGTCTGCACGCTCAAGCCGTCGCCCGGCGAGTCGAGCAGTCAGCTGCTCGCGCGCCAGCTCCTCGACGAGCTGGCGACCCACGATGTGACCGGCACCGCGGTGCGCCTCGTCGACTACGACATCAAGCCCGGCGTCGAGCTCGACGAGGGCGATGGCGACCAGTGGCCGCACATCCGCGAGCAGATCATAGCGTCCGACATCCTGCTCATCGTCACGCCCACGTGGATGGGACACCTCTCGTCGGTGGCGCAGCGCGCGCTGGAGCGTCTCGACGCCGAGCTGTCGGAGACGGACGACGCCGGCCGACCGCTCATCGAGGGCAAGGTGGGCATCGTCGGCGTCGTGGGCAACGAGGACGGCGCGCACGGAATCATCGCCGACCTCTTCCAGGGGCTCAACGACGTCGGCTTCAGCATCCCGTCGCAGGGCGCGACGTACTGGAACGGCGAGGCGATGCAGACCGTCGATTACAAGGACCTCGACGAGACCCCGGAGGCCGTGGCGAGCGCGAACGCCGTCGTGGCGAAGAACGCCGCCCACCTGGCGCGGCTGCTCTCCGAGCGCCCGTACTGA
- a CDS encoding putative protein N(5)-glutamine methyltransferase: MTEPDPRIVARLRAAGCVFAEDEARLLIEAAGSPAELDALVSRRVAGEPLEPLLGWVEFGGLRLHVAPGAFVPRRRTELLAGRAADLAAATVAVSGAAVVVDLCCGVGAIGAVVADRVPAAEVYAADLDPVAVACARRNVAPDRVFEGDLFAALPSELRGRVDVLAVNAPYVPTEAIALMPPEARDHEPGMALDGGADGLDIHRRIATEAPGWLAPGGTLLIEAGEEQAAVSSALFAAAGLTSRIESDDDLGATVVVASAPSA, translated from the coding sequence GTGACCGAACCCGACCCCCGGATCGTCGCGCGCCTGCGGGCTGCGGGATGCGTCTTCGCCGAAGACGAGGCGCGCCTGCTGATCGAGGCGGCCGGTTCGCCCGCCGAACTCGACGCCCTGGTGTCGCGTCGTGTCGCCGGAGAGCCGCTCGAGCCGCTGCTCGGCTGGGTCGAGTTCGGTGGGCTCCGCCTCCACGTCGCCCCGGGGGCCTTCGTGCCGCGGCGGCGCACCGAACTGCTCGCCGGGCGCGCGGCCGATCTCGCCGCGGCCACGGTCGCCGTGTCCGGCGCCGCCGTCGTGGTCGACCTGTGCTGCGGTGTCGGTGCGATCGGCGCGGTCGTCGCCGACCGCGTGCCCGCCGCCGAGGTGTATGCCGCCGATCTGGATCCGGTCGCCGTCGCATGCGCGCGGCGCAACGTCGCTCCCGACCGTGTCTTCGAGGGCGACCTGTTCGCGGCGCTCCCTTCCGAGCTGCGCGGCCGCGTCGATGTGCTGGCCGTCAACGCGCCCTACGTCCCGACCGAAGCGATCGCCCTCATGCCGCCGGAGGCGCGCGACCACGAGCCGGGGATGGCGCTCGACGGCGGCGCGGACGGCCTCGACATCCACCGCCGCATCGCTACGGAGGCCCCGGGCTGGCTCGCACCGGGCGGAACGCTGCTGATCGAGGCCGGCGAGGAGCAGGCAGCCGTCTCGTCCGCCCTCTTCGCAGCTGCCGGGCTCACGTCGCGCATCGAGTCGGACGACGACCTGGGCGCGACGGTGGTCGTCGCGTCCGCGCCGTCCGCGTAG
- a CDS encoding tryptophan-rich sensory protein has product MSTLAAARPMPADRVRQSLVIAGTVVALIGAVVGSGFAGGTPIPEVAGGALSADATLLAPAGPAFAIWSVIYGGLVAYAIWQALPSQAARDRQRRAGFWVLASLLLNAAWILSVQAGQLALSVVAIVALLVVLIAAFVVLRRHPGDSTADAVLLDGVMGLYLGWVMVATVANITSLLQVAGFDGFGGSPHAWAMALLAVFAVIGCALAVWDGGRFAPAVASAWGLAWIGVSRLTGSLVSAPVAITAFAAALLLLLVALAVRVARPSRRARG; this is encoded by the coding sequence ATGAGCACGCTCGCCGCCGCGCGGCCCATGCCGGCCGACCGCGTCCGCCAATCCCTCGTCATCGCCGGCACGGTCGTGGCGCTGATCGGTGCGGTGGTCGGCTCCGGTTTCGCCGGGGGAACGCCCATCCCCGAAGTCGCGGGCGGCGCCCTGAGCGCGGACGCGACCCTGCTGGCCCCCGCCGGACCCGCGTTCGCGATCTGGTCGGTGATCTATGGCGGGCTGGTCGCCTACGCCATCTGGCAGGCGCTGCCGTCGCAGGCCGCGCGCGACCGCCAGCGCCGTGCCGGATTCTGGGTGCTGGCCTCCCTGCTCCTGAACGCCGCGTGGATCCTCTCCGTTCAAGCCGGCCAGCTGGCGCTCTCGGTGGTCGCGATCGTGGCGCTGCTCGTCGTCCTCATCGCCGCGTTCGTCGTGCTCCGCCGCCACCCCGGCGACTCCACCGCCGACGCCGTGCTCCTCGACGGCGTGATGGGCCTGTACCTGGGGTGGGTCATGGTGGCGACCGTCGCGAACATCACCTCGCTGCTGCAGGTGGCCGGGTTCGACGGCTTCGGCGGCAGTCCGCATGCTTGGGCGATGGCCCTGCTCGCGGTCTTCGCGGTCATCGGCTGCGCCCTCGCGGTCTGGGACGGCGGCCGCTTCGCCCCGGCTGTCGCGTCGGCGTGGGGCCTCGCCTGGATCGGCGTCTCGCGTCTGACCGGCTCGCTCGTCTCGGCGCCGGTCGCGATCACGGCCTTCGCGGCGGCGCTGCTTCTGCTCCTGGTCGCCCTGGCCGTGCGGGTGGCGCGGCCGTCGCGCCGGGCCCGCGGCTGA
- a CDS encoding AEC family transporter: protein MGGVLTGFGIIAFVILVGYVAGRLRIGGPTAPYVLNRIAFFVTNPALLFVTLAHADLRVVFSTQLLVAAIAAVASAAVFVALSRAFFRSPAPETTIGALGAGYVNANNIGIPVAVYVLGSASYVAPVLLLQLIVFAPIALTILDTTSRGTMSVRCILTQPIRNPMIIASVLGILVDVSGIQLPDAVYQPFELLGGAAVPLVLMAFGMSLVGSKPLQAGTGRTPIVVAVALKSAVMPLLAFLVARFVFGLEGQPLFAAVALAALPTAQNVYNFAARYERGMPVARDIVLFTTIFAVPSLLVIAALLAP, encoded by the coding sequence GTGGGCGGCGTACTGACCGGGTTCGGGATCATCGCCTTCGTGATCCTCGTCGGCTACGTCGCCGGGCGGCTGCGGATCGGCGGTCCGACCGCCCCGTACGTGCTGAACCGGATCGCGTTCTTCGTGACGAATCCTGCTCTGCTGTTCGTCACCCTCGCCCACGCGGACCTCCGGGTGGTGTTCTCGACCCAGCTGCTCGTCGCCGCGATCGCCGCCGTCGCCTCGGCCGCCGTGTTCGTCGCGCTGTCCCGCGCGTTCTTCCGGTCGCCCGCCCCCGAGACCACGATCGGAGCGCTGGGCGCGGGATACGTGAACGCCAACAACATCGGCATCCCGGTCGCCGTGTACGTGCTCGGCAGCGCGTCCTATGTCGCGCCCGTGCTGCTGCTCCAGCTCATCGTCTTCGCGCCGATCGCCCTCACGATCCTCGACACCACCAGCCGCGGGACGATGTCGGTGCGTTGCATCCTGACCCAGCCCATCCGCAACCCGATGATCATCGCGTCGGTGCTCGGCATCCTCGTCGACGTGAGCGGGATCCAGCTGCCGGATGCCGTGTACCAGCCGTTCGAGCTGCTCGGCGGTGCCGCGGTGCCGCTGGTGCTGATGGCGTTCGGGATGTCGCTGGTCGGCTCGAAGCCGCTGCAGGCGGGGACGGGCCGCACACCGATCGTCGTGGCCGTCGCGCTCAAGTCGGCGGTGATGCCGCTGCTCGCGTTCCTGGTCGCCCGGTTCGTCTTCGGGCTGGAGGGACAGCCACTGTTCGCGGCGGTCGCGCTCGCCGCGCTGCCGACCGCGCAGAACGTCTACAACTTCGCGGCGCGTTACGAACGCGGGATGCCCGTCGCGCGCGACATCGTGCTGTTCACGACCATCTTCGCCGTGCCCTCCCTGCTGGTCATCGCGGCGCTGCTCGCGCCCTGA
- a CDS encoding tetratricopeptide repeat protein: MPETTDPALLQRLRELFDARDRDDMAPTIAALRAVLAEHPTDPHVLYEVGGAYDTAGEEETAAGYYERALDAGLAGDTLRRCLLQYGSTLRNLGRFDESLAVLDRARELFPDSESVLVWHALSLHAAGRSDGAIAELMELAADRIRTPDLLRYEAAIRGNAEYLRSLDGER, from the coding sequence ATGCCCGAGACGACCGACCCCGCCCTGCTGCAGCGGCTGAGGGAACTGTTCGACGCCAGGGACCGCGACGACATGGCGCCGACGATCGCCGCGCTGCGCGCCGTGCTGGCCGAGCATCCCACCGATCCGCACGTGCTCTACGAGGTCGGAGGCGCCTACGACACCGCGGGCGAGGAAGAGACGGCGGCGGGATACTACGAGCGCGCCCTCGACGCCGGGCTCGCCGGCGACACCCTGCGGCGGTGCCTCCTGCAGTACGGCAGCACGCTGCGGAACCTCGGCCGGTTCGACGAGTCGCTCGCGGTGCTCGACCGGGCGCGGGAGCTCTTTCCCGATTCGGAGTCGGTGCTCGTCTGGCATGCGCTGTCGCTGCACGCGGCGGGCCGCAGCGACGGCGCGATCGCCGAGCTCATGGAACTGGCCGCCGACCGCATCCGCACGCCGGACCTGCTGCGTTACGAGGCGGCCATCCGCGGCAACGCCGAGTACCTGCGGTCGCTCGACGGCGAGCGCTGA
- a CDS encoding TOPRIM nucleotidyl transferase/hydrolase domain-containing protein: MTGQWVDASTAILVEGASDRAAVLAAARILGVDLAADGVAVVPMGGAMSVRRFAAELGGDAGLRLRGLCDAAELRFFQRAGLDEEAVFVCRPDLEAELVRALGHRRTEDVLEREGDLRLFRMFQQQPAQRVRSLDQQLHRFFGTTSGRKEHYGAVLTSALAAHELPAPLRGVIGAGQ, encoded by the coding sequence GTGACCGGACAGTGGGTGGATGCCAGCACGGCGATCCTGGTCGAGGGCGCCAGCGACCGGGCGGCCGTGCTCGCCGCCGCCCGCATCCTCGGCGTCGACCTGGCGGCCGACGGGGTCGCGGTCGTGCCCATGGGCGGCGCGATGAGCGTCCGCCGGTTCGCCGCTGAGCTCGGAGGGGACGCCGGACTCCGGCTGCGCGGACTCTGCGATGCCGCCGAACTGCGCTTCTTCCAGCGCGCCGGCCTCGACGAGGAGGCCGTGTTCGTGTGCCGTCCGGACCTCGAGGCCGAGCTCGTGCGTGCGCTGGGGCATCGACGGACGGAGGACGTGCTCGAGCGGGAGGGCGACCTCCGGCTGTTCCGGATGTTCCAGCAGCAGCCCGCCCAGCGGGTGCGTTCGCTCGACCAGCAGCTGCACCGGTTCTTCGGCACCACCTCGGGCCGGAAGGAGCATTACGGCGCCGTTCTGACCTCCGCCCTCGCCGCGCACGAACTGCCCGCGCCGCTCCGGGGCGTGATCGGGGCCGGCCAGTAG
- a CDS encoding aldo/keto reductase, which produces MKMFTFPRTDITASNIILGLMRISSLDDEQIRTLVRTARDEGITMFDHADIYGTERHGCERRFGDAGAIPASERDQVVIQSKVGIREGFFDFSREHILRSVDESLEALKTDYLDILLLHRPDTLVEPDEVALAFDELQSAGKVRAFGVSNQTPGQIELLQRSLSQPLVANQVQLSITHAPLIAQGVAANMAGLDQSISRDNGILDYARLHDIVLQAWSPFQKGFFDGVFLGDRENYAELNDVIDELAQKYDVTPTAIAVAWITRHPAGMQVVLGTTNDQRVRDSAAGSEIPLTREEWYRLFTSAGHVLP; this is translated from the coding sequence ATGAAGATGTTCACCTTCCCCCGAACCGACATCACCGCCTCCAACATCATCCTCGGCCTGATGCGCATCTCGTCCCTCGACGACGAGCAGATCCGCACCCTGGTCCGCACCGCCCGCGACGAGGGCATCACCATGTTCGACCACGCCGACATCTACGGCACCGAGCGTCACGGCTGCGAGCGCCGCTTCGGCGACGCGGGCGCCATCCCGGCCTCCGAGCGCGACCAGGTCGTCATCCAGTCGAAGGTCGGCATCCGCGAGGGCTTCTTCGACTTCTCCCGCGAGCACATCCTGCGCTCGGTGGACGAGTCGCTGGAGGCGCTGAAGACGGATTACCTCGACATCTTGCTGCTGCACCGCCCGGACACCCTGGTGGAGCCGGACGAGGTCGCGCTCGCCTTCGACGAGCTCCAGAGCGCGGGCAAGGTGCGCGCTTTCGGCGTCTCGAACCAGACGCCGGGTCAGATCGAGCTGCTGCAGCGGTCGCTCTCGCAGCCGCTCGTCGCCAACCAGGTGCAGCTCAGCATCACCCACGCCCCGCTGATCGCGCAGGGCGTCGCCGCCAACATGGCGGGTCTCGACCAGTCGATCTCGCGCGACAACGGCATCCTCGACTACGCCCGCCTTCACGACATCGTGCTGCAGGCGTGGTCGCCGTTCCAGAAGGGCTTCTTCGACGGCGTCTTCCTCGGCGACCGCGAGAACTACGCCGAGCTGAACGACGTGATCGACGAGCTGGCGCAGAAGTACGACGTGACCCCGACCGCGATCGCGGTGGCGTGGATCACGCGCCACCCGGCGGGAATGCAGGTCGTCCTCGGCACGACCAACGACCAGCGGGTGCGCGACTCGGCGGCCGGCTCCGAGATCCCGCTGACCCGCGAGGAGTGGTACCGGCTCTTCACGTCGGCAGGCCACGTCCTGCCGTAG
- a CDS encoding GDSL-type esterase/lipase family protein, whose product MDDERVSLPRRLARRAHLARVAAVRARLVRPLDGRQGSVAGRRPLRVLLIGSGPVVGWGVGSHDLALPGAVARSLAAATDRGAVVDVVPHPSAGVRRLKRMVDAAGVDRYDAVVLSAAVADALRFAEPRRWGARLRRLLTDVHQRGPRSVLWLGAQPIRSIRPYDTPSGLLADAHAERLNAIAREACHDTGSLFVALSAPPRVGGRRHRTPGDYLFWARQIVDALAPSLQECASQRTAPTTEGADRVEAIERLKLSRRGGDARLEGIVGTAKRTLGTEIAMFTVLDDAREWPLASTGSVLDAIPIEQSACIHTIQTPDGMIVPNAVEDERFAGNALVTGPAGLRYYAGYPVEAPDGTRIGALCVFGRAPREQADGEADLDVLRELALLAQRELWRWEPTSEG is encoded by the coding sequence GTGGACGACGAACGGGTGTCTCTGCCGCGCCGGCTCGCGAGGCGTGCGCACCTTGCGCGCGTCGCCGCCGTCCGTGCTCGCCTGGTGCGCCCGCTCGACGGGCGGCAGGGATCCGTGGCCGGGCGTCGCCCGCTGCGCGTCCTGCTGATCGGCTCCGGCCCGGTCGTGGGCTGGGGCGTCGGCAGCCACGACCTCGCGCTTCCCGGGGCGGTGGCCCGGTCGCTCGCTGCGGCGACCGACCGCGGTGCGGTCGTGGATGTGGTGCCGCACCCGTCGGCGGGGGTCCGCAGGTTGAAGCGGATGGTGGATGCGGCGGGCGTCGACCGCTACGACGCCGTCGTGCTGAGCGCCGCCGTCGCCGACGCGCTCCGGTTCGCCGAGCCGCGCCGCTGGGGCGCGCGCCTGCGGCGGCTGCTCACCGACGTGCACCAGCGCGGCCCCCGCTCCGTGCTGTGGCTGGGGGCCCAGCCCATCCGCTCGATCCGCCCGTACGACACCCCGTCCGGCCTCCTGGCCGACGCGCACGCGGAGCGCCTGAACGCCATCGCCCGCGAGGCCTGCCACGACACAGGCAGCCTGTTCGTCGCCCTGTCGGCACCCCCGCGCGTCGGCGGCCGTCGCCACCGCACTCCCGGGGACTACCTGTTCTGGGCCCGGCAGATCGTGGATGCGCTGGCCCCCTCCCTGCAGGAGTGCGCTTCGCAGCGGACGGCCCCGACCACGGAGGGTGCGGACCGCGTCGAGGCGATCGAACGCCTCAAGCTGAGCCGTCGGGGCGGCGACGCCCGCCTCGAGGGCATCGTCGGCACGGCCAAGCGCACCCTGGGCACGGAGATCGCCATGTTCACCGTGCTCGACGACGCGCGCGAGTGGCCGCTGGCGTCGACCGGGTCCGTGCTCGACGCGATCCCGATCGAGCAGTCGGCGTGCATCCACACCATCCAGACGCCCGACGGGATGATCGTGCCGAACGCCGTCGAGGACGAGCGGTTCGCGGGCAACGCCCTCGTCACCGGGCCGGCGGGTCTGCGGTACTACGCCGGCTACCCGGTCGAGGCGCCCGACGGCACCCGCATCGGAGCGCTCTGCGTTTTCGGTCGCGCGCCACGGGAGCAGGCCGACGGCGAGGCCGACCTCGACGTGCTGCGCGAGCTGGCGCTGCTCGCCCAGCGGGAGTTGTGGCGCTGGGAGCCGACCTCGGAGGGGTGA
- a CDS encoding 5'-3' exonuclease yields the protein MLLDSASLYFRAFYGVPDTVKAPDGTPVNAVRGFLDIIAKLVTDYQPDALIACWDDDWRPRWRVDLIPSYKGHRVAQLVPGGVDVEETPEALVTQVPVIREVLDAVGIPIVGAAEHEADDVIGTLATTTTGPVDVVTGDRDLFQLVDDEREVRVIYTARGMSNLELVTGDVVQSKYGVRADQYADFAAMRGDTSDGLPGVAGIGEKTAAALLADYGDLAGIIAAAKDSSSGMKPAARARFAAAVDYLAVAPRVVEVVRDLPLPEVDARLTAPSVHQREALSGLSERWGLGGSLDRLLTALER from the coding sequence ATGCTGCTCGACAGCGCTTCCCTCTACTTCCGTGCGTTCTACGGCGTGCCCGACACCGTGAAGGCACCCGACGGGACGCCGGTGAACGCGGTGCGCGGGTTCCTCGACATCATCGCGAAGCTGGTGACCGACTACCAGCCGGATGCGCTCATCGCCTGCTGGGACGACGACTGGCGGCCGCGCTGGCGTGTCGACCTCATCCCCAGTTACAAGGGGCACCGGGTCGCGCAGCTCGTCCCGGGGGGCGTCGACGTCGAGGAGACGCCGGAGGCCCTCGTGACGCAGGTGCCGGTCATCCGCGAGGTGCTGGACGCCGTCGGCATCCCGATCGTCGGTGCGGCGGAGCACGAGGCCGACGACGTCATCGGCACCCTCGCGACGACGACCACGGGCCCAGTGGATGTGGTGACCGGCGACCGCGACCTGTTCCAGCTCGTCGACGACGAGCGGGAGGTCCGCGTGATCTATACCGCTCGCGGCATGAGCAACCTCGAGCTCGTCACGGGCGACGTCGTGCAGAGCAAATACGGCGTGCGCGCCGATCAGTACGCCGACTTCGCGGCGATGCGCGGCGACACCTCGGACGGCCTCCCCGGCGTCGCGGGCATCGGCGAGAAGACGGCCGCCGCGCTCTTGGCGGACTACGGCGACCTCGCCGGGATCATCGCGGCGGCGAAGGATTCCTCCAGCGGCATGAAGCCGGCGGCCCGAGCGCGCTTCGCCGCGGCAGTCGACTACCTGGCGGTCGCGCCGCGGGTGGTCGAGGTCGTCCGCGACCTGCCGCTGCCCGAGGTGGATGCGCGACTCACGGCGCCGAGCGTCCACCAGCGCGAGGCACTCAGCGGCCTCTCCGAGCGGTGGGGACTGGGCGGTTCGCTCGACCGGCTGCTCACAGCGCTGGAGCGCTGA